The Acetivibrio saccincola genome window below encodes:
- a CDS encoding VWA domain-containing protein: MNYKYPYNIVFILVPILALILLILAYRKKEKILNAMNIKVILKFKFLKSILITLGLMLVVYSLTGPQTFQGLLELKKEGLDIYVLIDTSKSMLVEDIQPNRISRAKKIIKDIIDKLEGDRIGFIPFSSDAYIQMPLTDDYNLANMFLDVIDTNMIGGGGTNIEAAIKLAYKSFEKTASSDKVIIIISDGEEHETDSIKAAQQISDENFKIYTIGIGTEKGGLIPVYDDNDQKTTGYMKDLDGNFVTSSLYSDNLKKLAQIGNGFYYENDGSNLIKDMASLKRSTTKTEKIRRYKLLYQPFLAAGILLFTIGYLLPERRIL, translated from the coding sequence ATGAACTATAAATATCCTTATAATATTGTTTTTATACTTGTTCCTATACTTGCTTTGATTTTGTTAATTTTAGCTTACAGGAAAAAAGAAAAAATACTAAATGCAATGAATATAAAAGTCATTTTAAAATTTAAATTTTTAAAAAGTATACTCATAACCTTAGGGCTTATGCTGGTTGTATACTCCCTAACGGGACCTCAGACCTTCCAGGGACTTTTAGAACTGAAAAAAGAAGGTCTTGATATATATGTTTTAATTGATACTTCAAAAAGTATGCTGGTTGAGGATATCCAGCCAAACAGAATCAGCAGGGCAAAGAAGATAATAAAAGATATTATTGACAAGCTTGAAGGGGACCGGATAGGCTTTATCCCCTTTTCCTCCGATGCATATATACAAATGCCTTTAACAGATGATTATAATCTGGCAAATATGTTTTTGGATGTAATTGATACAAATATGATTGGCGGCGGGGGTACAAATATAGAAGCTGCAATTAAATTAGCTTACAAATCCTTTGAAAAAACCGCTTCTTCTGACAAAGTCATAATAATTATAAGCGATGGGGAAGAACATGAAACAGACAGTATAAAAGCAGCGCAGCAGATTAGTGATGAAAATTTTAAAATATACACAATAGGCATAGGCACTGAAAAAGGCGGTTTAATACCTGTTTATGATGATAATGATCAAAAAACAACAGGGTATATGAAGGATTTGGACGGCAATTTTGTTACCTCATCCTTGTATTCTGACAATTTAAAGAAACTGGCCCAAATAGGAAATGGTTTTTACTATGAAAATGACGGCTCTAATTTAATAAAAGATATGGCTTCTTTAAAAAGAAGCACTACTAAAACAGAAAAAATAAGAAGGTACAAACTCCTTTACCAACCCTTTTTAGCAGCAGGAATTCTGCTTTTTACAATAGGTTATCTTCTGCCGGAAAGGAGGATTTTATGA
- a CDS encoding tetratricopeptide repeat protein, producing the protein MKKILLSTFIVSGILSILVFAAHFLEFSDITNSLNKVLAKGNSLYKEEDYQNALNTYQEGLDTYNKGKLKEIARDKLNFNSGLCEYRLENYQEALEYYQKTPSQLEKYLKSGNSAFKLGEKATEPSEKMQYYREALEFYKEGIVEFPDNVDIKYNYEYVKKLIEDLQESQNEQQEENNQEEQDNQDKKDNQENGQNGENQEDPEEQQENEGQEQSENQTGNEENNDSESESESGEENSDGSENESGSQEEDTRGSENKSGNQEKDADGSENESGNQEEDAGDSENMPGREDAHGREIEDPEQVLRVLEMLEKLEEESLKNNQGIVIEGEESKYGW; encoded by the coding sequence ATGAAAAAAATATTGTTATCCACCTTTATTGTATCAGGAATTTTATCAATACTGGTGTTTGCCGCACATTTTTTAGAGTTTAGTGACATTACCAATTCATTAAATAAAGTGCTGGCAAAGGGTAATTCCCTTTATAAGGAAGAAGACTACCAAAATGCCCTGAATACCTATCAGGAAGGTTTGGATACTTACAATAAAGGCAAATTAAAAGAAATTGCCCGGGATAAGCTTAATTTTAACAGTGGTCTTTGTGAATACAGACTTGAAAATTATCAGGAGGCTCTGGAGTATTATCAAAAAACCCCCTCCCAATTGGAAAAATACTTAAAGTCAGGAAACTCTGCCTTTAAGTTAGGTGAAAAAGCAACAGAGCCTTCTGAAAAAATGCAGTACTACAGGGAGGCTTTAGAGTTTTATAAAGAGGGGATTGTGGAATTTCCTGACAATGTTGATATAAAGTATAATTATGAATATGTGAAAAAATTAATAGAAGACCTTCAAGAATCCCAAAATGAACAGCAAGAAGAAAATAATCAGGAGGAACAGGACAATCAGGATAAAAAGGACAATCAAGAAAATGGACAAAATGGTGAAAATCAAGAAGATCCGGAAGAACAGCAGGAAAATGAAGGTCAGGAACAGAGTGAAAATCAAACCGGAAATGAAGAAAATAATGACAGTGAAAGCGAATCCGAAAGCGGTGAGGAAAATTCCGATGGCAGTGAAAATGAATCAGGAAGCCAGGAGGAAGATACCAGAGGCAGCGAAAACAAATCAGGAAACCAAGAGAAAGATGCCGACGGCAGCGAAAATGAATCGGGAAATCAGGAAGAAGATGCCGGAGACAGTGAAAATATGCCTGGAAGGGAAGATGCCCATGGAAGGGAAATTGAGGATCCGGAACAGGTGCTAAGAGTTTTAGAAATGCTGGAAAAACTTGAAGAAGAAAGTCTTAAAAATAATCAGGGAATTGTAATAGAAGGTGAGGAATCAAAATATGGCTGGTAA
- a CDS encoding BatD family protein gives MAGKKTNFKIVFITTLLITFLLAANIPVWGNTPEFRLDIDSLKLSRGESTTLAVSIVNAQNAEIVDIEGIDNFRIVSTSTSDGTQIINSQVTHTRTYRHVIIPKFTGEFTLVAKIRYNGSIYETNELTVTVTDSPPAEEEEAKDLFIKTVLSENEIYYGQKAVLTYEFYSRFNIERLGFLDDIKLDSFITQEIENDNLSYDFLYINGKRYVKYIVKQIFLTPIKAGSFEIPQYTFQANVSTGGFFDSSKPYYLETEPVELKVNPLPTDNKPANFSGLVGNLNITSNYTKQQIDIKDSLTLEVTLSGDCDLENFKNIIQDEIPGFSVYETEKNSEEGVEDNKYFSKKEFEIILVPEKTGELEIPPININYFDTRTKTYKNLEIPGATITVTGNMPQSRESYDAPASADVEQIKIEQISYKNKDNGYMTIKLKKSMLYTVLIALSLLAIIVLSIIFITISKKKGDKNLGIMYKKIKKSTSIEEIYNVFNDMIKYCFNLSIKAGTRAAIKEKLSPYGISNSVLEVVDCVEGKNSDISTVKGKIHEVYKALSKLKR, from the coding sequence ATGGCTGGTAAAAAAACAAATTTTAAAATAGTTTTTATAACAACTTTATTAATTACTTTTCTTCTGGCAGCTAATATACCTGTGTGGGGAAATACCCCGGAATTCAGGCTTGATATTGACTCTTTAAAATTAAGCAGGGGGGAAAGCACTACTTTGGCAGTTTCCATTGTCAATGCTCAAAATGCTGAAATTGTAGATATCGAAGGCATAGACAATTTTAGAATTGTCTCAACAAGTACTTCAGACGGCACTCAAATTATCAACTCCCAGGTAACACATACAAGAACTTACAGGCATGTTATAATACCAAAATTCACCGGAGAGTTTACCCTTGTGGCAAAAATAAGATACAATGGCAGCATATACGAGACTAATGAGTTAACGGTTACTGTAACTGATTCTCCCCCGGCTGAAGAAGAGGAAGCAAAAGACCTCTTTATAAAAACCGTTTTGTCTGAAAATGAAATATATTACGGACAAAAGGCGGTCCTCACTTATGAATTTTATTCACGTTTTAATATAGAAAGGCTTGGTTTTTTAGATGATATTAAACTAGACAGCTTTATTACACAAGAAATTGAAAATGATAACTTGTCCTATGATTTTTTGTACATTAATGGAAAGAGGTATGTAAAATACATTGTAAAGCAAATTTTTCTTACACCCATTAAAGCAGGCTCATTCGAAATACCCCAGTACACTTTCCAGGCTAATGTAAGTACCGGCGGTTTCTTTGATTCTTCAAAACCTTATTATTTAGAGACTGAACCTGTAGAATTAAAAGTTAATCCCCTTCCAACGGACAACAAACCTGCTAATTTTTCCGGCCTGGTGGGCAACTTAAATATAACTTCCAATTATACAAAGCAGCAAATTGACATTAAAGACTCACTTACCCTGGAAGTGACTTTGTCCGGAGATTGTGACCTGGAAAACTTTAAGAATATAATTCAAGATGAAATACCCGGGTTTTCTGTATATGAAACAGAAAAGAATTCTGAAGAAGGGGTGGAAGATAATAAATATTTCTCCAAAAAAGAATTTGAAATTATACTTGTACCGGAAAAAACAGGAGAGCTTGAAATTCCGCCTATAAATATAAATTATTTTGATACCCGGACTAAAACTTATAAAAATCTGGAAATTCCCGGTGCAACCATTACGGTAACCGGCAACATGCCCCAGTCCCGGGAAAGCTACGATGCCCCGGCTTCAGCTGATGTGGAACAAATTAAAATAGAGCAAATCAGCTATAAAAATAAAGACAATGGATATATGACAATAAAACTTAAAAAAAGTATGCTGTATACTGTATTAATTGCACTTTCTCTTTTAGCAATTATTGTGCTTTCTATAATTTTTATAACTATTTCTAAAAAGAAAGGCGACAAAAATTTGGGGATTATGTACAAAAAAATAAAGAAATCCACTAGCATTGAAGAAATTTATAATGTATTTAACGACATGATAAAATACTGTTTTAATCTAAGTATAAAAGCCGGCACCAGGGCAGCAATAAAGGAAAAGCTATCCCCATATGGCATTTCAAATAGTGTACTTGAAGTTGTTGACTGTGTTGAGGGTAAAAACAGTGATATTTCCACTGTTAAAGGAAAAATACATGAAGTTTATAAAGCCCTTTCAAAACTTAAAAGGTAA
- a CDS encoding ribonuclease H-like YkuK family protein: MSSGSNILFDETTVFRSLGKGELTFKEAFDEILNYIKADKNSSYKISIGTDSQVSGKTYFVTCIHVHRVGKGAIGFLHKSVLQRPIRNLREKIYMETCITLQLAYLFDEERIGMIYDALGKKGITFEFHIDIGRKGETKVLINEMVGMVKGLNFVPKIKPDSFCASCFANRYTKAI, encoded by the coding sequence ATGTCATCAGGAAGTAATATACTCTTCGATGAAACAACTGTATTTAGAAGCTTGGGGAAAGGTGAGCTTACATTTAAAGAAGCTTTTGATGAAATATTAAACTATATAAAAGCTGATAAAAACAGTTCGTATAAAATATCTATAGGAACTGATTCCCAGGTTAGCGGCAAAACCTATTTTGTGACATGCATTCATGTTCACAGGGTGGGGAAGGGGGCTATAGGCTTTTTGCATAAAAGTGTGCTGCAAAGACCTATTAGAAACTTGCGGGAAAAAATATATATGGAAACTTGTATAACTCTTCAATTGGCTTATTTATTTGATGAAGAAAGAATTGGCATGATATATGACGCATTGGGTAAAAAAGGGATAACATTTGAGTTTCATATTGATATAGGCAGGAAAGGTGAAACCAAAGTGCTTATAAATGAAATGGTGGGTATGGTTAAAGGGCTGAATTTTGTGCCTAAAATAAAGCCGGATAGCTTTTGTGCCAGCTGTTTTGCCAACAGGTACACAAAAGCTATATAA
- a CDS encoding GNAT family N-acetyltransferase translates to MKIRKVLENKKAYIDLLLLADEQESMIDKYLERGEMFVLDDDGVKAECVVTKEGDGIYEIKSIAVKPDCQRKGYGKN, encoded by the coding sequence ATGAAAATAAGGAAAGTATTAGAAAATAAGAAAGCATATATAGACTTGCTTTTATTGGCTGATGAGCAAGAAAGCATGATAGACAAGTACCTTGAACGTGGTGAAATGTTTGTTCTGGACGATGACGGAGTTAAAGCTGAATGTGTGGTTACAAAAGAGGGAGACGGTATTTATGAAATTAAGAGCATTGCGGTTAAGCCTGATTGCCAGCGAAAGGGTTATGGAAAAAACTGA
- a CDS encoding DUF134 domain-containing protein, with protein sequence MDIRQNEGIIYKFGPLDLNVDVARTTVQGIYAEARKKIAESLVNGKVLLIEGGEYRLCEGFGKGCGRGCRLI encoded by the coding sequence ATTGACATACGTCAAAATGAGGGTATAATATACAAGTTTGGTCCTCTTGATCTAAATGTGGATGTTGCGCGTACTACTGTTCAGGGCATTTACGCTGAAGCCAGAAAAAAGATAGCCGAGTCTTTGGTAAACGGCAAGGTACTCTTAATAGAAGGCGGGGAATACAGGCTGTGTGAAGGGTTTGGAAAAGGATGCGGACGAGGTTGTCGTTTGATATAG
- a CDS encoding helix-turn-helix domain-containing protein produces the protein MLRNMHGYSQEEIAEKIGISRQAYGKWESGATIPDIEKCSCLAKVYGVTIDSLVKTETADGIGMIPPAPKGKNIWGSVTINERGQIVIPKAARDKFGLTGGQRLIVLSDEEGIALIPAEIFESKMKAILKFGSMKRDEE, from the coding sequence ATGCTTCGCAATATGCACGGTTATTCTCAGGAAGAAATTGCGGAGAAAATAGGTATTTCCCGTCAGGCTTATGGTAAGTGGGAAAGCGGAGCTACCATTCCGGATATTGAAAAATGCAGCTGTCTTGCGAAGGTGTATGGCGTTACTATTGACAGCTTAGTTAAAACAGAAACGGCAGATGGTATCGGTATGATTCCCCCCGCACCGAAGGGAAAAAATATTTGGGGCTCTGTTACAATCAACGAGCGGGGGCAGATTGTCATTCCGAAAGCCGCAAGGGATAAGTTTGGGCTTACCGGTGGGCAGCGTCTGATTGTGCTAAGTGATGAAGAAGGTATTGCTCTTATACCCGCAGAAATATTTGAGTCCAAAATGAAGGCCATATTGAAGTTTGGATCTATGAAGAGGGATGAAGAATAA
- a CDS encoding ABC-2 transporter permease has protein sequence MINLLRKEMKLSASVLSYLFIAFGLMFFLPGYPILCGVFFVTLGIFYSFQNSRETNDIIYSILLPIAKKDVVKAKFLFSCFIELCSFALMVAVTILRMTILSESSLYRNNALMNATPFALGMALVIFGLFNFIFIGGFFKTAYKFGKPFIIYIIAAFLTIGIGETLHHFPGLMMLNAFGFEHIILQLGLLGIGVLCYVLMTLLSYRNACERFEKIDL, from the coding sequence ATGATTAATTTATTAAGAAAAGAAATGAAGCTCAGTGCATCTGTGCTTTCCTATCTGTTTATTGCCTTTGGACTTATGTTTTTTCTTCCCGGTTATCCGATACTCTGTGGGGTGTTTTTTGTTACCCTTGGCATATTCTATAGTTTTCAAAATTCACGGGAAACGAACGATATTATTTATTCAATTTTACTTCCCATTGCAAAAAAAGATGTGGTAAAAGCTAAATTTCTGTTCTCATGTTTTATTGAATTGTGCAGCTTTGCTCTTATGGTCGCTGTAACCATACTGCGAATGACAATTCTTTCGGAATCATCCCTTTACAGAAATAATGCTTTGATGAATGCAACCCCATTTGCTCTCGGTATGGCCCTTGTGATATTTGGCCTGTTTAATTTTATATTCATCGGAGGCTTTTTTAAGACAGCGTATAAATTTGGGAAGCCTTTCATAATATACATTATAGCCGCCTTCCTTACCATCGGAATTGGAGAGACACTGCATCATTTTCCCGGACTTATGATGTTGAACGCATTTGGTTTTGAACATATAATACTGCAGCTGGGCTTATTGGGCATAGGTGTGCTGTGCTATGTTCTGATGACATTGCTTTCGTACAGGAATGCCTGTGAACGTTTTGAAAAAATTGATTTGTAA
- a CDS encoding class I SAM-dependent methyltransferase, whose protein sequence is MHSGCRVIDLGCGTELELDEYFPLNPSAKVTGIDLASGMLNRLREKHSDKKLTLILGSYFDVPFGIEQFDAAVSVESLHHFTADEKRPLYQKLQKSLKTDGFFILTDYFFLSDEEEVFHREELLCLKAEQDIKDNELYHFNEPVS, encoded by the coding sequence ATGCATTCCGGTTGTCGAGTTATTGATCTTGGCTGCGGAACAGAATTGGAGTTAGACGAATACTTTCCCTTGAACCCGTCAGCAAAGGTTACCGGAATTGATTTGGCTTCCGGTATGCTTAACAGACTGCGGGAAAAGCACAGCGATAAGAAATTGACTCTGATTCTTGGTTCATACTTTGATGTTCCCTTTGGAATTGAACAATTTGATGCGGCTGTTTCAGTAGAATCGCTGCATCATTTCACAGCGGATGAAAAGAGACCTCTATATCAAAAGTTACAGAAATCATTAAAGACTGATGGGTTTTTTATTCTTACGGATTACTTTTTCCTATCTGATGAGGAAGAGGTATTTCACAGAGAAGAACTGCTTTGCCTGAAGGCAGAACAAGATATTAAAGACAATGAGCTCTATCATTTTAATGAACCGGTATCCTGA